A part of Citrifermentans bremense genomic DNA contains:
- the extKL gene encoding multiheme c-type cytochrome (seleno)protein ExtKL produces MIKATVRGALAATLVLGALAGSAYAEKAGVGWKEGIAAKSGKAKTLAELAKMYDSSSCVECHEEQHKQSQDSIHSRSVFGTGRTAMTIMTTIENGLMEEPYSGVKSRKDVKVEHLMGCAKCHLPQLADAEDSVAQELVNTLYAWSDARKKKDKEAAKKFEEKLKSVSINCLICHNRNAITHKWQDGYPKAGVVYGTKAGDHPSDKFPKMAQSPIMDQAIQCGQCHGLGPNLELDEPTQCCTSYGSYLWAYKAEVGQENCQDCHMKNSKLGHNIQGYRDAAMTDKAVEFHAEAFGYYWRDGAQVKPKAVVKVEMVNKAGHSIPDGUPTPNRLVLSVIAKTKDGKEVFNQEKIYMPVPQQLARGDRMGRGPYEKSGLIEDTGLPPGKLVKERFDIMFPLTEVEENGKTLEKPSAFDLDVEVKLTYLPFGSPNSDPFVWKEFTKTVSISKSGK; encoded by the coding sequence ATGATAAAAGCAACAGTAAGGGGCGCCCTGGCGGCAACGCTGGTCCTGGGCGCTTTGGCCGGCTCCGCATACGCGGAGAAGGCGGGGGTCGGCTGGAAGGAGGGGATTGCCGCCAAGTCGGGCAAGGCCAAGACCCTCGCCGAGCTCGCCAAGATGTACGATTCGAGCTCCTGCGTCGAGTGCCACGAGGAGCAGCACAAGCAGTCCCAGGATTCCATCCATTCCCGGTCCGTCTTCGGCACCGGCCGCACCGCCATGACCATCATGACGACCATCGAGAACGGCCTCATGGAAGAGCCGTACTCGGGGGTGAAAAGCCGCAAGGACGTCAAGGTGGAGCACCTGATGGGGTGTGCCAAGTGCCACCTGCCGCAGCTGGCCGACGCCGAGGATTCGGTCGCCCAGGAACTGGTGAACACCCTCTACGCCTGGAGCGACGCCCGCAAGAAAAAGGACAAGGAAGCGGCGAAGAAGTTCGAGGAGAAACTCAAAAGCGTCAGCATCAACTGCCTGATCTGCCACAACCGTAACGCCATCACCCACAAGTGGCAGGACGGCTACCCCAAAGCCGGGGTCGTCTACGGCACGAAGGCTGGGGATCACCCCTCCGACAAGTTCCCGAAGATGGCCCAGAGCCCGATCATGGACCAGGCCATCCAGTGCGGGCAGTGCCACGGGCTGGGACCCAACCTCGAGCTTGACGAGCCGACCCAGTGCTGCACCTCCTACGGGAGCTACCTCTGGGCCTACAAGGCGGAGGTGGGGCAGGAAAACTGCCAGGACTGCCACATGAAGAACAGCAAGCTCGGGCACAACATCCAGGGGTACCGGGATGCGGCGATGACCGACAAGGCTGTGGAGTTCCACGCAGAGGCTTTCGGCTACTACTGGCGCGACGGAGCCCAGGTGAAGCCCAAGGCCGTGGTCAAGGTAGAGATGGTGAACAAGGCAGGCCACTCCATACCGGATGGCTGACCGACCCCCAACCGACTGGTTCTGTCGGTAATAGCAAAGACGAAAGACGGCAAGGAAGTGTTCAACCAGGAGAAGATCTACATGCCGGTGCCGCAGCAGCTTGCACGCGGCGACCGGATGGGGCGCGGCCCCTACGAGAAGAGCGGCCTGATCGAGGATACCGGGCTTCCCCCCGGAAAGCTCGTCAAGGAGCGCTTCGACATCATGTTCCCCCTGACGGAGGTCGAGGAAAACGGCAAGACCTTGGAGAAGCCGTCGGCCTTCGACCTGGACGTGGAGGTGAAGCTCACCTACCTCCCGTTCGGGAGTCCCAACAGCGACCCGTTCGTCTGGAAGGAGTTCACCAAGACTGTCAGCATCAGCAAAAGCGGCAAATAG
- the extJ gene encoding selenite/tellurite reduction operon protein ExtJ, producing the protein MKKLTSLLAAAIMTATLTVSAFAAGPVSGKVTKVDGDKVTVTVEGAVPAWAKKGANVTAAGGSPKVVAVEGNEVTLKFSKAKAAKIAVDSKMTLTECEGDELQGC; encoded by the coding sequence ATGAAGAAACTCACCTCGCTGCTTGCGGCGGCGATCATGACGGCAACGCTCACGGTTTCAGCATTCGCGGCAGGTCCGGTATCCGGCAAGGTTACCAAGGTGGACGGCGACAAGGTCACCGTAACCGTCGAGGGGGCGGTTCCCGCGTGGGCCAAGAAAGGCGCAAACGTAACCGCTGCCGGCGGCTCTCCCAAGGTGGTCGCGGTCGAGGGGAACGAGGTTACCCTGAAGTTCAGCAAGGCCAAGGCGGCAAAGATCGCCGTCGACTCCAAGATGACCCTGACCGAGTGCGAGGGCGACGAACTGCAGGGGTGCTAG
- the extI gene encoding selenite/tellurite reduction operon porin ExtI, whose translation MLNMPKISTVAGATLGVALMAGTAFAGPKMVFGPNDEGALQLDYKGQFQMTVRDTGSGENNDDSTMNFNFRRNRLALMGKYGDNMSLYVQTEYISDANVTPLAVADTNQGSEFQLLDAVMRFKINDAFRINVGKFKYNLSRENLEACEMPLTLDRSLFIRAPYTTTRDTGVAVWGNLFDDMFQYRVDAMEGRKAVSGVTAPASNFRYSARAHVTLLDPENDYGYKGTYLGKKKVATIGAAYQFEPEVAYGNTLARSDKKDYKAWTVDGFVEYPLEGVGTVTASAAYEKIDLDDAYLSSTAVDPMATGINGEKNGYYVKAGYMLPTMPLQFFVRYEKWRFAELNGVIDQKIDWYGGGFNYYLRGQNLKLTFEANSTGFNKGGGTGNTEDFMTYITQLQLIF comes from the coding sequence ATGCTGAATATGCCAAAGATATCGACTGTCGCCGGGGCGACGTTAGGGGTAGCCCTGATGGCGGGGACGGCCTTCGCCGGCCCGAAAATGGTCTTCGGCCCCAACGACGAGGGGGCGCTGCAGCTCGACTACAAGGGCCAGTTCCAGATGACGGTGCGCGACACCGGCTCCGGGGAGAACAACGACGACAGCACCATGAACTTCAACTTCCGCAGAAACCGCCTGGCGCTCATGGGAAAATACGGCGACAACATGTCCCTCTACGTCCAGACCGAGTACATCAGCGACGCCAACGTCACCCCGCTGGCCGTGGCGGACACGAACCAGGGTTCCGAGTTCCAACTCCTCGACGCGGTGATGCGCTTCAAGATCAACGACGCCTTCCGCATCAACGTCGGGAAGTTCAAGTACAACCTCTCCCGTGAAAACCTGGAAGCCTGCGAGATGCCGCTCACCCTGGACCGCTCGCTCTTCATACGCGCCCCCTACACCACCACCCGCGACACCGGGGTGGCTGTCTGGGGCAACCTCTTCGACGACATGTTCCAGTACCGCGTCGATGCTATGGAAGGGCGCAAGGCCGTCTCCGGCGTGACCGCGCCTGCCTCCAACTTCCGCTACTCGGCGCGCGCCCACGTGACGCTTCTGGACCCGGAGAACGACTACGGCTACAAGGGGACCTACCTGGGCAAGAAGAAGGTAGCCACCATCGGCGCCGCCTACCAGTTCGAGCCTGAGGTCGCCTACGGCAACACGCTGGCGAGAAGCGACAAGAAAGACTACAAGGCCTGGACCGTGGACGGCTTTGTCGAGTACCCGCTTGAAGGCGTTGGTACCGTCACCGCATCGGCAGCCTACGAGAAGATCGACCTGGACGACGCTTACTTGAGTAGCACCGCGGTCGACCCGATGGCGACCGGCATCAACGGCGAGAAGAACGGCTACTACGTGAAAGCGGGCTACATGCTCCCCACCATGCCGCTGCAGTTCTTCGTCAGGTACGAGAAATGGCGCTTTGCCGAGCTGAACGGCGTGATCGACCAGAAGATCGACTGGTACGGCGGCGGGTTCAACTACTACCTGCGCGGCCAGAACCTGAAGCTCACCTTCGAGGCGAACTCCACCGGCTTCAACAAGGGTGGCGGTACTGGGAATACCGAAGACTTCATGACCTACATCACCCAGCTGCAGCTCATCTTCTAA